Part of the Alteracholeplasma palmae J233 genome, TAGGTTATTAAGTCTTGCGACTCCTACTGTCTTTGGTATGCTTGAATTTATTTTAATTATTTAATCTTGTTTTCATCAATGCGGATACCAGGACCCATAGTTGATGAAACTGTAATGTTTTTAATATAAGTTCCTTTTACTGTAGCTGGTTTAATACGTACTAATTGTTCGTATAATGTTGCAACATTTTCAGCAAGTTGTGATGCTGTAAATGATACTTTACCAACTGGTGCTTGAATATTACCTACTTTATCAACACGGTATTCAATCTTACCGTTTTTGATTTCTTGTACTGCTTTAGCTACATCAGTTGTAACAGTTCCTGTTTTAGGGTTTGGCATTAATCCTTTTGGTCCTAAAACACGTCCTAATTTACCTAACTTAGCCATCATATCTGGTGTTGCTACCATTACATCAAACTCGAACCAACCTTTTCCGATTTTTTCGATTAATTCTGAATCACCAACGAAATCAGCTCCAGCAGCTTCTGCTTCTTTTGCTTTTTCTCCTTGTGCGATAACAACTACTCTAGATACTTTACCAGTACCATGAGGTAAAACGATTGCTCCTCTTAAATTTTGTTCAGCTTTTCTTGGATCTAAGTTTAAACGGAACGCAATTTCAACAGTAGCATCAAACTTAACAGTAGAGGTTTTCTTTACTAATTCCATTGCTTCAGATGCAGCGTATACTTGATTTTTGTCAACTAACTTAACTGCGTCTAAATATTTCTTTCCTCTTTTCATGTCTTTCCTCCTAAAATGTGGTATAGCGGGATATCCTCCCACAATTCAGATAGATTATTAAAATATCTAAATTAGTCTTCTACAACGATGCCCATATTACGTGCTGTACCTTCAACAATTTTCATTGCTGCTTCAACAGTATATGCATTTAAGTCTGGCATTTTTGTAGTAGCGATTTCTTTGATTTGTTCACGTTTGATTGTAGCTACTTTTGTTTTATTTGGTACTGCAGAACCAGATTTAATATTAGCGGCTTTCTTTAACAAATCACTTGCTGGTGGGGTTTTAGTAACGAATGTAAATGTTCTGTCTTCATAAACAGATATTACAACTGGAACTACGAATCCCATTTGATCTTTAGTTGCTTCATTAAATTGTGAACAAAATGCTGGTATGTTTACTTGAGCTTGCCCTAATGCTGGTCCAACTGGTGGAGCTGGGTTTGCTTTTCCGCCAGGAATTTGCAATTTAACTACTTTAACAACTTTCTTTGCCATGATACACAACCTCCTTTTTAACCTAAGTATGTGGTACGGTTTTAAGCCTTCCACTATGGTGTGCTTTTACACGCGTATATATTCTATCATTATGAATCTATTTTGTCAACTAGGGTTTTTTTAAAGTTTAATGAATTAGAGTAAAATCAATTTATCTAAATCTAAGTCGTATTGATTTAGTTGATGTTTAATAATTTCAAAACTATCGTATAGTCTATAACAATAGGTTTGACTTGTGTTCACCATATATGAAGTATATTGAGTATAATCCATTGTCATTCTGTGAGTGACAACACTTCCTTTAGGGATATCCACACTATTTAAAATATGCACTGCACTCACGATAAGTTCTTTTTCGTTCTCAGTTTGTTTACTGCTTAGTTTTGAATATAACGCTCTAATAAATCTTGATGTAGGTGTTAAGTCACCAGGGATACCAAATGTTCCACTTCCTTGACCAAATGGTTTAAATTCTTCACCATATAAATGTATAGGAGATACGGCATTAGGGTTTATGTGAATATAGTTTCTAACATTTGTATAATGCCATTGATAATCAGGGCTATTAGTTAAGATTCCTAATTTATTTTTAAATATTTCTAACCCTTTTTCTGTTTTTTCAACAATGATAGATTCTCCTGTAGCATCTTGAAAAATCCAATGTAAAGGAGGTGTTGTTCCTACTAAGTCTAAATGTGTTTCTACTATATGATGCGTATTAAAAAAATCTTTTACTTCTTCTATATTAGAATAGTTTGCTAAAACATACATTATGACTTCTTGTGGTGCTAAAGTCTGATTTTTAACGATCTTTTTATCATATTTAGCATATCCTTCAAAATAAAGTGCCGCTGCAGTTAGTCCTTTTTCATTCACACCATCTGCACAATAATAGGTGCCTAAGTTTTTTGCAAGTCCCATAAAAGCATAATGTTTATCATTTGTATCATTATAATAATTATATTGGATTGGGTAATTTCTAGGAAAAACCACAAACTTAGAATCTAGTTCATAAGAAAAATCCATTGTTCGAGCCATTAAAAAATCATTTGTTTTATTTTTTAGCGTTATACATGTACACATTTTAGAAATCTCCTTTTTAAATTTTATCTATATTATATAACATTTCTAGTATTGTATTTAAAAAATTGCTATTACAAGGCATCTAATTTGAAGCTAATTCTAAATTGGTTTAGAATATACATATAGGAGGAATATACAATGAAAAAATTCCACAATAACCAAACTATGCATGTAGAATCTATTAGTTTGAAAGTAAAAGACTTAAAAAAAATGCGTTATTTTTATAAAAACACCCTAGGTTTAGATATTCTATTAGAATCAAGTAACAAGATTGTTTTAGGAGTAGACCATCCTATTGTTACATTAATTGAAGATAGTACTGCAACTTCTAAAACTGCCACAACCGGTTTATATCACTTTGCTATTCTACTACCAGAAAGAAAAGACTTATCTAGTTTTCTAAGACACATGATAGAAATTCATTACCCTTTGACTGGCGGTTCTGATCATGGTGTAAGTGAAGCAATCTATCTAAATGATCCAGAAGGAAACGGGATAGAAGTTTATTGGGATAAAGATGAATCTGATTGGCCAAAAGAAAATGGGAAAACCACTATGTTTACTGAGTTTTTAGACTATGAAGATTTATTAACTTTAAGCGAACACACTACTTTTACCAAACTACCTAAAAATACTATTTTAGGGCACCTCCATCTACATGTTAGAAACTTAAATGAGGCAAAGAAATTCTTTGTAGACATGCTTGGGTTTAATGTTGTAATAGCTTATGGTCCAAGTGCTTTATTCATAAGTGATAATGGCTATCACCATCATATTGGACTTAATACATGGAATGGTACAAATATTTCAGACAGAACCACTCAAACAGGTTTAGTATCTTATCAAATAAATGTCCCAAATAATAAATATCAACAGATTCTTAATCAGTTAATTTCTAATAAGATTACTTATCGAGAAGAAAATGATTCTCTTTTATTTAATGATTTGAATCAAACTTTGATTGAACTTAAAAATACTCATTTTTAATGCCTGAATTATTTCAGGCTTTTTTTATAAAAAAAAGAGCATTTAGCTCTTTATTACATTTCTTTAAAATCTTCAAATGAAATTTCTGTTGGTGTAGCTCTACCAAAAAGATCAACATCGACAGTCATTTTTTCTTGGTCATGATCAATTGAAGAAACTTCACCTTTTTGACCAGCAAACGGTCCAGAAATAATTTCAACTGTTTTACCAAGTAATCTTTCATAGTTAGGTTTAGAGATTGCTCCGATTTTAAGTAAAATAGGTTTGATTTCTTCTTCAGTTAGTGGAACTGGTTTTGTTCCTCCACCACTTGAACCTAAAAACCCTGTTACACGTGGTGTGTTTCTGACAACAAACCAAGCTTCATCTGTAACAATCATTTCGACAAATACGTATCCTGGATACATTTGACGAACTTTTTCTTTTTCTTTTCCATCAGCTTTTTTTTCAATGTATTTTTCTTCTGGCACTACAACATTGAAAATATAATCAGACATTCCCATACTTTCAACTCTTCGTAGTAAGTCTTGTCTAACTGATTTTTCATATCCTGAATATGTTTGAATAATATACCAGCGCACTCTAGGTGTCGTATTTTGTTTCATCATGCTAATATCCTAATCACGTTTACGATAATAATATCGAAAGCTACAATAATAAATGTTAAGATTCCAGTAAATAGAACCACTCTAAATGTATATCCTGCCATTTTTTTCACTGTTGGCCAACTAATTTTTTTCAATTCTGGAATTGCTGGTAAAAAGAATGGATAGATTACTAGTGCTAACCCAAGTAAGGCAACAACTAAAACTGACCAAGCAAATATTTTGTCATTTGGTGATTCACCTATGATTGGAAATCCTGTAATTTGTAAGGTCCCATTAATAAGTAAAACTGCTAATCCCATTGTTAAAATAGCAAGTAATGCTAAAACTAAAGATTCCCAACGATATTCTGTTTTTAAAACTTCAAGTAACTTACTTTTTGTTTCTTGTTCCTTTTTTTTGATTGCCATGAATACGCCTCCTATTTTGTCTCTTTATGTAAAGTATGTTCATTACATTTTGGACAATACTTTTTCAACTCTAAGCGTTTGTTATTTAACTGTTTGTTACGATATGTTGTGTAATTTCTGCTTAAACAATTTTCGCAAACTAGAATTACTTTTTCACGCATTTAAAAAACCACCTTCCGTGGTCGTTTGTAAGTATATTTTATCATTTACAACCGACATAGTCAACTTTTATTTATATATTATAACACAGCTTTATACTTTTCTTTTATTCGATAAATCGTATTATATATTTGTTTTTTTGTATAATTTGTTTCACATGCTATTTGTGTTATCTTTTTTCTTTCTTTGAAATATGCTTCATATATGATTTTTTCCATTGGATTTTTTAAATCTATTTCTTCAAACTCTTCGTAATCTTCATGATATGCTGCATGTTTTAGAAAATGTGTTTCTTCTTGTAGCCTATATTCCGGTAGTCTATTTTTTAGTTTAAAAAACTTTCTTTTTAAGATAAGTTCAAAATATCGAGTAAATGTTTTATTTTTATTCTCATCAAAATAAACTACAGCTTTATGTAATAGCATGATTCCTTCTTGATAATAATCTTCTTGTTCCCGTTTTGGTATATCTAACAAATGGATATACTTCCAAATTAATCGTTCGTACTTTCCTACTAAATACTCTAATGATAACTCATCCTGGTAACTTTGAACTAAATAAATCAATTCATAATCATTTATTATTGGATACACATTTACCAAACTCTCCCATTATTTTTTTATATATGTTGCGTACATCATTAATGCAGCAGCAACACTCACATTTAATGAATTAACTTTCCCTTGCATTGGTATTTTAACTAACATATTACAATTTTGTTTAACAAGTTGTCTAATCCCAGACCCTTCGTTACCCATAACTATTGCAAGTGATCCTTCTTGAGGTATATCAGTATACTCAATTGTAGCACTACCATCTGTTCCAACTACTAAAACACCTTCTTTTTGTAGTTTTAACAAAGTTTGATGGATATTGTTAACCAGTATAATATTAGTGTGTTCAATTGCGCCTGAAGATACTTTTGCTACTGTAGCATTTAAAGGTACTTGGTGCTTTTTAGAAATAATAACACCATCATATGATGTAGCTTCTACAGTTCTTAAAATAGCTCCTAAATTTTGAGGGTCATGTAATTCATCTAATATTAAAAATCTTTGTCTAGTTTCTTTATCTAATATTTCTTCTAGTTCTTTAAATTGATAAGCTTTAACATCAGCAACCACACCTTGATGATTTTGATTATTAGTCAATTCATTTAATGAAGCTTTATCTTTTTTTTCAAAATGAATATTTCTGTCTTTCAAAAATGCTAAAAAAGCAGAATCACTGAATTTTTCATCTAAGTACAATTTATAAACTGGTCTTTTTGCATAAATAGCTTCTTTTACTACGTTTTTTCCGTAAATAATCATTTTATTACTCCTTTTAGTAATATAAAGGCGCACTTTAAAGGCGCCTTTACTTTATTGCATACTTGAAACTTTATTCATTATAAATTTAAAGAATTTCTTTATCCAACCATATAAATTTGAAACAATATAAATCATTTTATATGTGGCAAGAACTAATACTAATAATAACAACAACTGTGGTAAGTCTAATGGATTTAAATCTTTAACTCTGGCCATTCTAAATACCGGTGAGAATTGTAATAAATCTGGTAAGAAAATAATTGCCGCCAAGACGATTGCAGCCATTGACATAAACAAGATAAGTCTTCTTCCATTAAATGGTAAACAAGTTCTTAGTAAGACCATAAATGATGTAAATGTAGCTGTTAAAGAAATTAGGGTTGATGTAGCTTTGCTATCCATACCAAGGGCATTTGCAAGCCACAATATAATTAAACTGTTAATAACTACAACTACAGCTCCTGGTAGAGCAGCTTTTACGATATTACTTAAGAAATTACCTTTAACTGCCTTGTCATTTTGTTCAAGTGCTAAGAAGAACGATGGTATACCAATTGCAAATATGTCAATTAAATTTAATTGGATTGGGCTAATTGGATAGATACCATTTCTAATAATCGCTATAATTGCTAATAAGAATGAGAAAATAGTTTTTGTTAAAAATAAGGTTGATACTCTTTGCACGTTATTAATAACTCTTCTACCTTCAGCAACCACTTTAGGCATTGAAGAAAAGTTAGAATCCATTAAAACAAGGTGTGATACGTTTCTTGCTGCTTCTGATCCAGATGCCATGGCAATTGAAGTATCAGCTTCTTTTAAAGCCAATATATCATTAACTCCATCACC contains:
- the rpmG gene encoding 50S ribosomal protein L33, producing the protein MREKVILVCENCLSRNYTTYRNKQLNNKRLELKKYCPKCNEHTLHKETK
- the rplA gene encoding 50S ribosomal protein L1, which produces MKRGKKYLDAVKLVDKNQVYAASEAMELVKKTSTVKFDATVEIAFRLNLDPRKAEQNLRGAIVLPHGTGKVSRVVVIAQGEKAKEAEAAGADFVGDSELIEKIGKGWFEFDVMVATPDMMAKLGKLGRVLGPKGLMPNPKTGTVTTDVAKAVQEIKNGKIEYRVDKVGNIQAPVGKVSFTASQLAENVATLYEQLVRIKPATVKGTYIKNITVSSTMGPGIRIDENKIK
- the secE gene encoding preprotein translocase subunit SecE, with protein sequence MAIKKKEQETKSKLLEVLKTEYRWESLVLALLAILTMGLAVLLINGTLQITGFPIIGESPNDKIFAWSVLVVALLGLALVIYPFFLPAIPELKKISWPTVKKMAGYTFRVVLFTGILTFIIVAFDIIIVNVIRILA
- the rlmB gene encoding 23S rRNA (guanosine(2251)-2'-O)-methyltransferase RlmB produces the protein MIIYGKNVVKEAIYAKRPVYKLYLDEKFSDSAFLAFLKDRNIHFEKKDKASLNELTNNQNHQGVVADVKAYQFKELEEILDKETRQRFLILDELHDPQNLGAILRTVEATSYDGVIISKKHQVPLNATVAKVSSGAIEHTNIILVNNIHQTLLKLQKEGVLVVGTDGSATIEYTDIPQEGSLAIVMGNEGSGIRQLVKQNCNMLVKIPMQGKVNSLNVSVAAALMMYATYIKK
- a CDS encoding VOC family protein, which codes for MKKFHNNQTMHVESISLKVKDLKKMRYFYKNTLGLDILLESSNKIVLGVDHPIVTLIEDSTATSKTATTGLYHFAILLPERKDLSSFLRHMIEIHYPLTGGSDHGVSEAIYLNDPEGNGIEVYWDKDESDWPKENGKTTMFTEFLDYEDLLTLSEHTTFTKLPKNTILGHLHLHVRNLNEAKKFFVDMLGFNVVIAYGPSALFISDNGYHHHIGLNTWNGTNISDRTTQTGLVSYQINVPNNKYQQILNQLISNKITYREENDSLLFNDLNQTLIELKNTHF
- the nusG gene encoding transcription termination/antitermination protein NusG gives rise to the protein MKQNTTPRVRWYIIQTYSGYEKSVRQDLLRRVESMGMSDYIFNVVVPEEKYIEKKADGKEKEKVRQMYPGYVFVEMIVTDEAWFVVRNTPRVTGFLGSSGGGTKPVPLTEEEIKPILLKIGAISKPNYERLLGKTVEIISGPFAGQKGEVSSIDHDQEKMTVDVDLFGRATPTEISFEDFKEM
- a CDS encoding choloylglycine hydrolase family protein, producing the protein MCTCITLKNKTNDFLMARTMDFSYELDSKFVVFPRNYPIQYNYYNDTNDKHYAFMGLAKNLGTYYCADGVNEKGLTAAALYFEGYAKYDKKIVKNQTLAPQEVIMYVLANYSNIEEVKDFFNTHHIVETHLDLVGTTPPLHWIFQDATGESIIVEKTEKGLEIFKNKLGILTNSPDYQWHYTNVRNYIHINPNAVSPIHLYGEEFKPFGQGSGTFGIPGDLTPTSRFIRALYSKLSSKQTENEKELIVSAVHILNSVDIPKGSVVTHRMTMDYTQYTSYMVNTSQTYCYRLYDSFEIIKHQLNQYDLDLDKLILL
- a CDS encoding sigma factor, which produces MYPIINDYELIYLVQSYQDELSLEYLVGKYERLIWKYIHLLDIPKREQEDYYQEGIMLLHKAVVYFDENKNKTFTRYFELILKRKFFKLKNRLPEYRLQEETHFLKHAAYHEDYEEFEEIDLKNPMEKIIYEAYFKERKKITQIACETNYTKKQIYNTIYRIKEKYKAVL
- the rplK gene encoding 50S ribosomal protein L11, which translates into the protein MAKKVVKVVKLQIPGGKANPAPPVGPALGQAQVNIPAFCSQFNEATKDQMGFVVPVVISVYEDRTFTFVTKTPPASDLLKKAANIKSGSAVPNKTKVATIKREQIKEIATTKMPDLNAYTVEAAMKIVEGTARNMGIVVED